The region ACCTCCAGTCACCTGGGATATAGGAGAAGGAACAAgtgagactgagaaaaagagaatgtgtcagaactgagagaaagaagatcCAAAGACAACGGAATCAATTCCATTTCGGAATCTCAGAGCAGTCTCACCGAACGACCCTAAGGAAAACaacattcctctcctcttcccctaCTCATTCTGTGTGGAATCTACAAGTCAAATTCAAAAAATATTCTTCTAATTTCAGATTTTTGCTTTTCATCAATTATTTCTTAaactaaagctttttttttgtcgccATGGCTTTCTACACTGCCACCAAAGTACCCGCAGTTTGTTCGCCCAATGCCACCGTGTGCAAGGGCGCTTCCTGCCTCGTACCAGCTGACAACTTTAACGCCGTGCTGAGTGTGACTCTGAGCGTGGTCCTCACGGTTCTTCTGGCCATGGTCATGTTCTCCATGGGTTGCACCGTGGAGCTTCAAAAACTGTGGGGGCACATCCGACGACCCTGGGGCATTTTCATTGGCTTCCTGTGCCAGTTCGGCATCATGCCTTTCACGGCATTCATCTTGTCGCTCATCTTCAACGTCTTGCCCGTCCAGGCCATCGTCATAGTCATCATGGGCTGCTGTCCCGGAGGCTCCAGCTCTAACGTCATCGCTTACTGGCTGGAGGGAGACATGGATCTGAGGTGAGATCAGGGTGATTGTGGCCTGTCTTATGCATTTGGGTCTTCTTCAAAAAGCCTTCATCCTCAGCTATAACGTCAGACATAGTCCTCCGTCCATCAgcttatgtatatgtatatgtatatgtatatattttaccTGATTTCACAACTGTCTGTTTAAACTGTTTGCAAGAAGGAATGTGCAGAACATGAACATCAGTCAGCAACCTGTTATGGTTTTAACAGATGCATATAATCCAATGACCTTCCCAATTGCAGATCACATATAATCAAATGATTAATATTTGTATCGATATCGttgttcagtgtgttcagtttgtgctaaaaaaaaaaaaaaaatgggtggAATGCATAAATTACATGTGGAAGTTCTTTACTTAATTTTCACCAGGCAAAATTATATCTGGATCAAGtaatcacatttatttaaaaaaaaaaaaaaaattgaatccACCAAGAAAGTTAAAATGATCttataaaagaactttttgagTCCTGTGACTGATTATGGAAAGTGATGTTATTAAATAACACTGCATATTTGTCTTTATTCTACAGCATCAGTATGACGACCTGCTCCACTATCCTGGCCCTGGGaatgatgcctctgtgtttgcttATCTACACCTCTGTTTGGACCTCTGCAGACACCATCCAAATCCCCTATGAAAGCATAGGTAAAAACAATGCAATACACAAAGCAGCAGAATACACTACTATAAACTCTCTATGACTTCATGGGTAAAATTAATCGAATACACTATTGAAAATTCTCTATGACTTCATAGGTAAAATCAATAGAATACACTACTGAAAATTCCCTATGACTTCATAGGTAAAATCGATGGAATACACTGTTGAAAATTCTTTATGACTTCATGGGTAAAATCAGTAGAATACACTACTGAAAATTCTCTGATTTCATTGGTAAAATCAACAGAATACACTATTGAAAATTCTCTATGACTTCATAGATTTCACTTTTATACATTCTCTACGACATCATAGTTAAGAACAATAGAATAGATTGTTACAGATCCCCTGTGTTAGCACAGGTATGACTGATGCAGTATACTAGGATCCGAATAAACCATTTAAATTCACTTAGACACTTTTACTTTAAGACTTAACTGCACACAGACCCTGTCATAATCTGATGAATATCGCAGATAGCGTAATGAAAATCTGATACAGATCTCAGAACAGTAAAAAGGCAGGTGGAATATGTCAATAATCTACTAGACTTAACACCTCAGACTGTGATATGTGATTTAAATCATGTCTGATGTGATTACATAATAAGATATATCTGCCTTTCCGTGCCTTATCAGGAATCACCCTTGTGAGTCTGCTTGTGCCTGTGAGTTTGGGAATGTACGTGAAACACAAGTGGCCCAGACAAGCCAAGAAGATCCTCAAGGTAAGACTGGCGAGTCCTCATGAACCTTTCATAGTTAATCTGTAACAATATGAATTGTGGGTATTGCTATCTTACTATTTTATGGAAGTATACTAAGCATGGTTCTCAACTCATTTAGGCTGGTGAAAAAAGACCACTGTCAAAAAATACACATGCTTACATATTCAACAATTCATACAAAgactaaattaaaataaacagacactgtacaacagaaacaaactaaATCCCAAACTGTTTCattgacatgtgtttgtgtaggttgGATCCATTGTGGGGATTGTCCTTATCGTCATCACTGCTGTAGTGGGAGGTGTTTTGTATCAGTCCTCCTGGGttatctctccgtctctctggaTCATTGGAGCCATCTACCCTGTGGTTGGGTACAGCCTGGGCTTTCTAATGGCTCGCTTCGTTGGCCAACCATGGCACaggtaaataaaaaacaaagtacCTGGGCGAAAGTCAGGGCACTAGATCTCAGACCACGTCCGTTTCCATACACAAGACACATTATAGTTTGTAGTACAAAATCAGAAGTTAGGTTTGCTGTACCTGTATGTCCACCTAAGAAACCAGCCCCTTGTGGACCGGCGACTGCTTTCCATTGACAGTGCTTTCCTCGTTCATGTCAAGTTACATAATTTTGAGTATCATTGTATTTTTATCGTTGTCTTATATTAATTACGATATTATTGCCGATGATTTAAATATTTGCTGATGTCGTTTTGTGACGCGTTACGTGAAAACGAATTCGTTTCGCTGACCGATTTGTCCTTTGACTTTAGATGCCGCACCATCGCCTTGGAAACGGGAATGCAGAACTCACAGCTCTGTAGCACTATTGTGCAGCTGTCCTTCTCTCCTGCAGAGCTGGAGGTGAtgttttccttccctctcaTATACAGCATCTTCCAGCTAGCCGTGTCTGGGTTTGCTGTCCTAGGTAAGAAGACAATTTAAAactaccttctttttttttcttttttttcccttctattCTATCCTTGGCCTCACGACTGTTGGGAAATCATGCAGTTTGGCTTATAGTACCACCCCACTTTAGAGGTCCTTTGCGTGGTTGGGTATTGATTCTGGCAAAACAGCTTAATACGTGTCCTCAAATTATGTACGTAATAAAGTCACACTGACAGCCACGAATACGTTGTTTTGGTCCTCATGAAAATTCTCTCGGTAAAATACAACAAAGAAACGAGAAAGGTGATCGTTCAAGGTGAACATTTGTTACGGCACTTTTCGTACTGTTGTAAAATCTAACCGCTTTACAATCACGACTGCAATATGTCAAAAAgacattgtttattttgcattaatatgaaagggaaaaaaattggcATTGTAACAAGACAATCCCTGTTTACTCCGCAGGCTACACTCTGTATAAGAGATCTTGTAAAAAGAGTGTTGgtgaagatgaagagaaaggagaagaagatgACGGCGCCGCCGAAAAGGAAAAGCAGAGCTATGCCTTGGATAACGGTGGCTTTGAAGACGAGAGAAacgacaaataaacaaaaaggcacAGACACCAAGTTGTAAGATAGAGTAAACTCCCTTCTACCATGCAGACTTTTACATCTCAATGCAAATAGCGTTACCTCATCAGGCTTGAGGTACGCACTGCTGGGCCCGTCCATGCTATTGATCTTTCTACCAAAATCTCATAATGTTTccctgtttcaaaaaaaaaaaaggagttgaCAGAACCCTCCCAAGCGTGATAGATCATCAGAAATCAACTGTTTATGTTCGCAGTGTGAATTGAAAACTTCTAGAACTGTAAGACTTGGGTCGGTGTGTACCTATGTAGTAGAGGTTTAAACTGAAGTTTCTCTACATCTGCACAAGCTTGGGTTCTCACTActtttctttctgctgttgGGCCACAGTGAAGGCTCAACCCAACACTCAACCAGATCACCTTTAACAATATCATTGAAACCTCAAGTTATTCATTGAAAGAGCATGTATTTATATTCCAAGTTAATGCAAATGTAAGCTACTTTACTCAAATACCTACACCATAGTATTTTCTAGTCTGATGTGTAATTTAAGTAGATTTTATCTTTAAGAATTTGATACTTGTATTATTTATGAGTGATGCTAAGGGTGACTGTGATATGTGAGGAGTGCattgtatttttaatatttttaattaagttgtttgaaaacaaaatccTACATGTTAAGCATTAAGAGTTGTTTTGTCAACCTGAACACCCAAAATGAGACAAATCCAGGCTCATTTTGAGAGTGTTGCCTTGTAAGAGACACATTTACAATTCATCTCACTGTAAATGAagtttaaacaaaataataaaacaattttcttATTAAACAGTGTATTGGTAAACATTTAA is a window of Chanos chanos chromosome 10, fChaCha1.1, whole genome shotgun sequence DNA encoding:
- the slc10a2 gene encoding ileal sodium/bile acid cotransporter, coding for MAFYTATKVPAVCSPNATVCKGASCLVPADNFNAVLSVTLSVVLTVLLAMVMFSMGCTVELQKLWGHIRRPWGIFIGFLCQFGIMPFTAFILSLIFNVLPVQAIVIVIMGCCPGGSSSNVIAYWLEGDMDLSISMTTCSTILALGMMPLCLLIYTSVWTSADTIQIPYESIGITLVSLLVPVSLGMYVKHKWPRQAKKILKVGSIVGIVLIVITAVVGGVLYQSSWVISPSLWIIGAIYPVVGYSLGFLMARFVGQPWHRCRTIALETGMQNSQLCSTIVQLSFSPAELEVMFSFPLIYSIFQLAVSGFAVLGYTLYKRSCKKSVGEDEEKGEEDDGAAEKEKQSYALDNGGFEGDNTGNKDLKMSVTVRVH